In Heteronotia binoei isolate CCM8104 ecotype False Entrance Well chromosome 21, APGP_CSIRO_Hbin_v1, whole genome shotgun sequence, the DNA window CACATCCCATCTATATGAAACAGTGCACTTACTTTAGCTAACTTTTTCTGGACAGTTTGGCTCAGCTTGGAAAAATAATGGTAGTAGAATGACAGATAGGTCATGACAGACTTCTCATCAGGAAAGGGCACAGCCACATCTTCAGCATCCAGTAGTTTTGTAATCCCCAGGTGCTTCTCAGCCACAGTGAAAGCATTATTTAGGTTATTGATAGGTTGGTCATGCCTCAAGGAGCTGTACTGGATGAGATCAGGCCTGGAGAGATAAAGGTGGGGGGCACcacaaaaacattttatttagaataataattTTGCACATATCAAGGAACCCACACTTGTATTTCCCAGAATGATAACAAAGTAGATTTAAAATAAATTCAATTAATGGTACCAAATCACATCAATCTATATGGAAACATAAGGAAAGccggattagatttagatgaaggggGACTGAACAATTGGTGGAAGTATCAATAACAATTGAAGATATTTAGATAACATCACATTACTGCCTGAAAACAGGGAATACTTGAAATGACTGATGAAGGTTGAAGCGGAAAGTGCTAAAAGCAGGATTACATGTGAACGTCAAGAAGATAAAAGTAATGACcactggggaattacacaacattaaggttgatgatgaagaaactgaaattgttcaagattttgtaTTCCTTAGCCCCATCATCAACTAAAAggaagactgcaaccaagaaatcagaagatcAAGACTGGGATAGaaagccatgaaggagctaggaaATATTCTGAAGTGTAagatgtgttgctggtgaccaagatcaagataattcatactatggtattccccattactatgtgcAACCCCAGTTCCTCCCACCAAACCCAATTGAGGGATGGAATTATGAGACCTGGATTTGttaatggcgggggggggggggagaaaaaaagtaGCAGTGTCTTTAGACCACTAGCCACCACTTCCTCACAGGAGGAACAGCCAGTAGGCGAATAAGAAACAATTCAAACACAACTGCAAGACCCTCTAATCAGCTATAACCAAACAGAAATAGGACTTAAAGGAGAAGTAGGGTTTAATTCAACATTGAGGGATAGGGAATGAAAACAGGACTTATAAATGCTGGATGCACAGGCTCCCTCTAGCAGTTTGAGACCAAATCATTCAAGCCAAGTTTTCTTTTTCAAGTGGATCCAACTTTAAGATAACCCATGACtgcatccccccaccagccatttGGCACTTGTAAAGATATGAAGAAAGTGTACGGGAGAACCTCAGGTTACTGTACTGAGCACATATAGGAAATTCCCTCCCAAATGATATCACTTTTTCTGTAAAATAATTATTTAACTAACTGCAGGGTCTTCCGCAGCTCCTTTACCTGTGAGCATGAATAAGGGCATTGAAGGCCAGCCCATCAGACCAGCTTTTGGAGAAGTCCTTCACACTGACATTGGAGTAGCTGGCTGTCTTACACTGACACCAGATCAGCAGAGCATCGTTTGCAGACAAGTAATCAACTCTGGATCCAAACTCTTCCTAGAAATAAAAAAGGAGAGAACACTCCATGGGAAATTGAAATTCAATTacaaatttaaatttaatttaaaaactttcGCTTATATTGAACTACTATCTGAAAACTTTAAGTCATTGGAATTTTGTTAAGAGGCAGAGTTTATTTCTGTTCTCCTACTATGCTGTTTCTGAgaatccctgccccaaacaaaatTTTGTGGGGCTTAGTGTGAAGCAGTATGAGGGAGACATTCACCATATCTTCTTAAGAAACTTAAGTTTACTTCAGTTTTCATAACTCTGTGGTTGGACATAAGCTTTTGTTAAAAGGCAAATAACAAGAAAGAGATTTCAAAGTTCTTAAGTGGCAATTATGTATCAGCTGTGCAAACTAGGTAGCTACTATTTTGCTGAATGTTTTTCAAATCAGTTTGTGAGCTTCAGCCTTTCTGCAGCTTCTGGCTTTATGCTGCTGTCCTTGTCTTTTCCATTCTTCCTTAGTCTCTGAGATTAATATTTTGGCCTTCATCTGTTTCCTTTGTACTCCCTTCTCAAGTTCTTTCCATAGATCTGAGCTGATGGCACTCTAATATTTAGGTCTACCTACACATTTATAGTAAGAGCCCCGtcgtgcagagtggtaaagctacagtactgcagtcgtagccctctgctcatgacctgagttcgatcccagtggaaactgattcagatagccggcttaaggttgactcagccttccatccttctggtaaaatgagtacccagcttgctgggggaaaagtgcagatgactgaggaaggcaatggcaaaccaccccgtaaaaagtctgccgtgaaaatgttgtgaaaccaACGTTACTCCagagaaaacgactggtgctcgcacaggggactacctttacctttttacacatTTATACCATCATGGCAGTCTAGCAATTACTGCTGTTCCACCACTATCATGACAAAATCCCATTGTGCGTTACACAAAAGAAATCAGGCAAAACTGACCAGCACAATATAAAATGAATGTTTACATGTGACTTAATATCCAGATTTGGAATCTTTTCATACGAATGCCAAaagacaaaacaatttttaacaaTGGAGCTACAGTTCAATTATAAATTTAGTGAGGTGTTGCCTATTTGTAAGTTGGCCTATTTTTAAGCCAAGAGCAAATACAAAATTAATTTAGCAAGTCAAAATTAGGTTTTAAATCCTAAAGGAACAAAAATCTTTCTCttctttgctccataagacgcacctgaccataagacgcacctagtttttagaggtgtttgtgtgaatttagaggcatttgtgtgaattttttgcagtattcgctccttaagacgcacacacttccccccccacttttttgggtgtgtggtctaatatgcaaatgaggtcatgctgggccttttctattaaaaagccctgcctatatttGTTTTGTAAATTATAGAGTCAACCAAATTTCAATTTGCTAGTGACTTGTTAGACTGGGAACAAAAAAAACTTGAGAACAACAAATGAAAAGTCAGTTAATAATGTTCAGGAGCAAAATGAACAAAAGTGTTTGAAGTACAATTTTACCGTATCAAGGCTGATGGAAGCAAGTTGAAATCTGAGTATAATTATCCAGATCAGCCCAAGGATGAGGGTTCGGTCTTCATCTACAATGTTTTCAGGCCCAATTAAattcacatgtacctgctgaatACACAAAGATATGATTTTAAGAGGTTATTACTATAATTATTAGCTTAATTATTGAAACCTTTGGGCCCCTAAACAATGAATGAAGCCATATAACTCAGGGCAAGATAAAACAAGGTGCATGAGGAAAGGCACCTAGAAGTCAGTCGAGGCTGACTTCTATCTTTAAAGCACAATGCTTTACAAGTTTTTAGCTGTTAGCCACCTGAGCCTttgcaagtttaaaaaaaatgcatttgctTCATGCATTCTTCACTTCTTCAGTGATCACAGCAAAGGTGCTATTTTGAAAGTTTAATACTTCCTACCTTTAGACCATTCATGGTTATCCTTCAGAAGCACACACATCTCTGGTGTGCACATTATTTCTATAGCCCAAGGATCACTTTATACATGACAAATTCCTTTACAGAATTGTTGTCCAAGGAATAAAGCAAGTAACAGGCATTTGGGCCCTTGGAAGTCTCTACTATACATACACCAAATTTAGTCAGATTTAGATTCTGAACAACTCAGTCCAGTTCCTAACTGCCCATGAAATAAATTATTTATGGGCTACAGGGCATTTGACTGGCTATTCTTCCATTCTTTACATATTTCCTTCATCCCATCCCTGCACTTATATCATGCCCCAGCTTCACACCTTGGATTTCAGGAACTGGATGGCTTTGCTGTTGTTCTCTAGAAAATGTACCCTCATCTTGCCCTTGGTTGGCTTGGGCAGTTGTTCACCAAACAGCAGCTCGAGCAGCTGAAGGAGATAAATGCCATCTTTCATATCAGTGTAGAGATCTTGAATCCTGATGGTTGCCTGTACAATGAAAAATCCAAGAAAATTTTTTATAGCTGTTGACCATTGCCTCTCAAAtgattttgtatgtgtgtgtgtgtgaggcatGAGAGTAAACATGGTAtagtggttgactcagccttccatccttttgaggttggtaaaatgagtacccagccagcggggggtgggggggagtgtagatgactggggaaggcaatggtaagccatcccgtaaaaaagtctgctgtgaaaatgttgtgaaagcaacatcaccccagagtcggaaatgactggtgcttgcacaggggactaccttaacctttcttttttagtggttagagtattggactaggatctgggagaaccagtttcaAACCCCCActttgtcatggaagcttgcttgatCACCTTGGACTAGTAATATGCTCTCTCAaactaatttacctcacagaggGTTGCCGAGTCCCTCTTGGCCAtcagagggggtgggggtgaggtgtagggttgccagctccaggttgggaaactcctggagatttgggggtaaagcctgggaggacagggatctcagtgggggtGCAaagccccctccaaagcatccattttctccaggggaactgatctctgtagtctggaaatgagctgtaattccaggagatccccagatccctaggaggctggcatccctacatcaTCACATAGTTTCTCAACATAACCTACCACACAAGCAGGGTTACCGTTAGACCACTTCAGGTGGATAACCTTCCAGTGGTTTGGCCCTCCCACCTGCTCTTGCagtacaatgtgtgtgtgtgtgtgtgtgtgtgggatagAAATGATTCCACACAATACATCGACGTTGCTTCTGGGTGAAACCCAGGATGTGATATCTGTGTGTTAGGTGATGCTTTGGCATTTTCCTGAAACTCTAAACATCACCTGAAGTTGTATTCAGGttttcacccagaagtgatgttgacacatcatgtgatgtcatttctgcccTTGCCCTGCTTCCAAAATTCCTGGggattgttgtggggataaatgGAGCAGAAAAGAATGATATGAGCCATTTTGTATCatttttggggagaaaggcaggatataaatgtatataaataaatggtCCTTAATAGTAtggaagcagccccatggcacagagtggtaaagctgcagtactgcagtccaagccctctgctcacaacctaagttcgatcctgggtgaagctgagttcaggtagccggcacaaggttgactcagccttccatccttccaaggttggtaaaatgagtacccagcttgcaggggagaggggagagtgtagatgactggggaaggcaatgacaaactgtaaaacgttgtgatgtgacatcagcccagagtcggaaactactggtgcttgcagaggggactaccttttactttTTTACTAATAGTACAGAAATGCTGCATTTTAATGTGCTTTTTGCTGCAACCCTAAGAATACAGTTCTTTATTGAGTAAGGCCTACAGAAAAAAGGCACTACTTATGATTGCTTCTTTTATAATTCTTGCTATATACTAGCTCTGAACTAGCTTCAGATAAtccttatttgtttcttttttttggtaggaaTTTGGACAATTCAAGCAAATGAAAAATGTTTCTTTGAGAGTAGCTCAATTGCACAAAGACTATAAATAACCACGTGGAGAAGCAGTATTTTCAGTTTACAATTTAAGCATTGTGTTTTCAAAATTTATCCCCCAGGAACTGTATAGCCAATACTGGAGCACAATATTTCAAGTGAGGATTAGATTACATGAAGAATAGATTACATGAGGCAGTATGTTGAGACCAGCTCTGATGTTTGGAAATGTTTCTGAGTTGAATTTGAGGTGTTACTATAAGCATGACACTAGTTGTAATCTCATTTTAGATGTCTCACACTTTCTATAACCTACCAAGGACATGTATATATGTCACTAAATCACCTGATATACTGTACTGTAGTGATTGATAATTTGATGTTACATTTATTGAATAAAAATGCACATCACCTTGGTGTGCAAAGATCATAGGTACTTTACTACTGCTTTGTCCAAATTAGAACTTCTACCACTCTAGTCTGAATACACCAAAGTATTTCCAAAGTCTGGAGGATTTTCCATTCATGACTTTCTTATTTCCTTCCTGCTACTGCATGCCATTACAAGCGGTCTCCTTTTCTGGGGCAGAATTTTTTTGGGGTATTTTGGCCCTGCAGTGGGAGACAAGAAAGCTATGTTTTGTGGGCAGAAAAAATCCATCCACAGAAACAGTACAGTGGATACAAATCTAGGCACTGAAACCAACAAAAGCTTTCCAATGACAGAAGGCACTTTGACCAATGAAGAGAGCTTTCCTGCTTTCCCTCTACCTGTGCCATCAACTTAGAGAGACCCTCGAAAACAGCAGGTGATCTGCTGGAACAGAGGAAGCCGTAAAGATTGTTCCCCTTTGAATTCAGTCCTAGATGTATTATAAATTCAGAatgcaatattattattattattattattattattattattagctgttGCTCAAAATTAACAAGATTGCATAGTTCTGTCAAAAGTGGATGGAGCACTCAATCAGGGATTTGTTTTgctccaccaaggaaggctctgggcTGATCACAAATGAAAGAAGGAACTACCTACATTGTGCTTGTAGAAAACAATATTGATCCATTTGGTGAAGGTCTTCTTTTGCATGGACATCCTTTGCTCTTGCAGCTTCTTGACTTGTCCTTGTACATATTCTTCATCCATTGTCACCTAGAAGCAGAATGTTTCAACACAATTTCCAATTGCTTTCAATTTTCATGTACTCTTGAACTTCTTGGACTCAAGGAATATCTACCAGAAATCTGACAGCCCGTATTATTTTCGTTCACTTCC includes these proteins:
- the LOC132589605 gene encoding spectrin beta chain, non-erythrocytic 5-like, giving the protein MANSSIMTGHLAEFNPDHPERWETYTEQVECYLRANMIMDDNRMRDVLLSVKMSVLIEGAPCLMEVDSGYSISIISEETLRKLCPRCRLHLRPADFVLRDFQKNPVHIVGWARVRVTMDEEYVQGQVKKLQEQRMSMQKKTFTKWINIVFYKHNATIRIQDLYTDMKDGIYLLQLLELLFGEQLPKPTKGKMRVHFLENNSKAIQFLKSKQVHVNLIGPENIVDEDRTLILGLIWIIILRFQLASISLDTEEFGSRVDYLSANDALLIWCQCKTASYSNVSVKDFSKSWSDGLAFNALIHAHRPDLIQYSSLRHDQPINNLNNAFTVAEKHLGITKLLDAEDVAVPFPDEKSVMTYLSFYYHYFSKLSQTVQKKLAKTQAKPGRQANLFRSPVILNKQL